The Mesorhizobium sp. M1D.F.Ca.ET.043.01.1.1 genome contains a region encoding:
- a CDS encoding neutral zinc metallopeptidase yields the protein MLWRGRRQSDNIEDQRGDSGGGFGGGSPGQFRVPIGGRAGGGGSIIFVILVVLAGWYFGFDPSQILGDGGGGQITEDGSSPDGGAPASDEMKQFVATVLAETEETWTGIFKSEGLTYEDPKLVLFSSQIRSACGFASSAAGPFYCPGDHKVYLDMTFFQQLDQQFGASGEFARAYVIAHEVGHHVQNLTGIMSKFNQMRQGMGEAEANQMSVRVELQADCFAGVWAHYTAQKGILEQGDMESALNAAKQIGDDTLQKKMQGYVVPESFNHGTSAQRQTWLARGYKSGKLSDCDTFNNPV from the coding sequence ATGCTTTGGAGAGGCCGTCGTCAGAGCGACAACATCGAAGACCAGCGCGGCGATAGCGGCGGCGGATTCGGTGGCGGCAGCCCAGGCCAGTTCCGGGTTCCGATCGGCGGGCGCGCCGGCGGCGGCGGCAGCATCATCTTCGTCATCCTGGTCGTTCTCGCCGGATGGTATTTCGGCTTCGATCCGTCGCAGATTCTGGGTGACGGCGGTGGTGGCCAGATCACCGAAGACGGCAGTTCGCCGGATGGCGGCGCCCCGGCTTCCGACGAGATGAAGCAGTTCGTGGCGACGGTGCTCGCCGAAACCGAGGAAACCTGGACCGGCATCTTCAAATCCGAAGGCCTAACCTATGAGGACCCCAAGCTGGTGCTGTTCAGCAGCCAGATCCGCTCGGCGTGCGGATTTGCTTCCTCGGCGGCCGGCCCGTTCTATTGCCCGGGCGACCACAAGGTCTATCTCGACATGACCTTCTTCCAGCAGCTCGACCAGCAGTTCGGCGCCTCGGGCGAGTTTGCCCGCGCCTATGTGATCGCGCATGAGGTTGGCCACCACGTGCAGAACCTCACTGGCATCATGTCCAAGTTCAACCAGATGCGGCAAGGCATGGGCGAGGCGGAGGCCAACCAGATGTCGGTGCGGGTCGAGCTCCAGGCCGACTGTTTCGCGGGTGTCTGGGCGCACTACACCGCGCAGAAGGGCATATTGGAGCAGGGCGACATGGAAAGCGCGCTCAACGCGGCCAAGCAGATCGGCGACGATACGCTGCAGAAGAAGATGCAGGGCTATGTCGTCCCGGAAAGCTTCAACCACGGCACGTCGGCGCAGCGGCAGACCTGGCTGGCGCGCGGCTACAAGAGCGGCAAGCTTTCGGACTGCGATACTTTCAACAACCCGGTCTGA
- a CDS encoding TCR/Tet family MFS transporter, whose product MIDPKTAKRGLALVFTTLLLDVIGFGIIMPVLPAYLQELTGVGVSEAAIEGGWLFFVYAAMQFFFAPIIGGLSDRFGRRPILLASVLTFSIDNLICAIAWSYPMLFIGRVLAGISGASYSTTSAFIADVSNDENRAKNFGLLGIAFGVGFVIGPVLGGLLGTFGPRVPFYFAAGLAFVNFLIAMFLLPETLDQQHRRRFEWKRANPVGTLIQMRSYPGIGWIGLVFFLMTLGHMMYPAVWSFVSNYRYGWNEQQIGFSLGAFGLCGAIVMATVLPRVIPKLGEWKTAAIGLTFTALSAFGYAFATQGWMIYAVIVAGCLEALADPPLRSLAAAKVPPSAQGELQGAMTSIFSITSIITPLLYTAIFSWFTGARAPVAFGGAPYVLGAVFLTLAVVVFVTKVAKPTPKEVERMHAQEAVTDAA is encoded by the coding sequence ATGATCGACCCCAAGACCGCCAAGCGGGGCCTTGCGCTCGTTTTCACGACGCTTCTGCTCGATGTCATCGGCTTCGGCATCATCATGCCGGTGCTGCCGGCCTATCTGCAGGAACTGACCGGCGTCGGCGTCAGCGAGGCGGCGATCGAGGGCGGCTGGCTGTTCTTCGTCTATGCGGCGATGCAGTTCTTCTTCGCGCCGATCATCGGCGGCTTGAGCGACCGCTTCGGCCGGCGGCCGATCCTGCTCGCCTCGGTGCTCACCTTTTCGATCGACAACCTGATCTGCGCCATCGCCTGGTCCTACCCGATGCTGTTCATCGGCCGCGTGCTCGCCGGCATTTCCGGCGCCAGCTATTCGACGACTTCGGCCTTCATCGCCGACGTATCGAACGACGAGAACCGGGCCAAGAATTTCGGCCTGCTCGGCATCGCATTCGGCGTCGGCTTCGTCATCGGGCCGGTGCTCGGCGGGCTGCTCGGCACGTTCGGACCGCGGGTGCCGTTCTATTTCGCCGCGGGACTCGCCTTCGTGAATTTCCTCATCGCGATGTTCCTGCTGCCGGAGACGCTCGACCAGCAGCACCGCCGCCGCTTCGAATGGAAGCGCGCCAATCCGGTCGGCACGCTCATCCAGATGCGCAGCTATCCCGGCATCGGCTGGATCGGGCTCGTCTTCTTCCTGATGACGCTCGGCCACATGATGTATCCGGCGGTGTGGTCCTTCGTCTCGAACTACCGCTACGGCTGGAACGAACAGCAGATCGGCTTCTCGCTCGGCGCCTTCGGCCTGTGTGGCGCGATCGTCATGGCGACGGTGCTGCCGCGTGTCATCCCGAAACTCGGAGAGTGGAAGACGGCGGCGATCGGCCTTACCTTCACCGCGCTCAGCGCCTTCGGCTATGCGTTCGCGACGCAGGGCTGGATGATCTACGCGGTGATCGTCGCCGGTTGCCTGGAAGCGCTTGCCGATCCGCCGCTGAGAAGCCTCGCGGCCGCCAAGGTGCCGCCTTCGGCGCAAGGCGAGCTGCAGGGCGCGATGACCTCGATCTTCTCGATCACCTCGATCATCACGCCGCTGCTTTATACGGCGATCTTTTCCTGGTTCACCGGCGCGCGCGCGCCGGTTGCGTTCGGCGGCGCGCCTTATGTACTCGGCGCGGTTTTCCTCACGCTGGCAGTGGTCGTCTTCGTGACCAAGGTGGCAAAGCCGACGCCGAAGGAAGTCGAGCGCATGCACGCGCAGGAGGCCGTGACCGACGCTGCTTGA